A single Bifidobacterium scardovii JCM 12489 = DSM 13734 DNA region contains:
- a CDS encoding IS5/IS1182 family transposase yields MRVAHLLPRQRGNVAVDNYTFVNALLWMCRTGAPWRDLPECYGKWITVYQRFNRWSGNGAIERLFTALQEERIIAVEVRVPALDSTSVKVHQHATGAPEKGGRSPS; encoded by the coding sequence ATGAGGGTCGCGCATCTGTTGCCGCGTCAGCGGGGCAACGTGGCGGTCGACAACTACACGTTCGTCAACGCGCTGCTGTGGATGTGCCGCACCGGGGCCCCGTGGAGGGACCTGCCGGAATGCTACGGCAAGTGGATCACCGTCTATCAGCGGTTCAACCGCTGGTCCGGGAACGGCGCGATCGAGCGCCTGTTCACCGCCCTGCAGGAGGAGCGGATCATCGCCGTCGAGGTCCGGGTGCCCGCGTTGGACTCCACGAGCGTGAAGGTCCACCAGCACGCCACGGGCGCCCCGGAAAAAGGGGGCCGCAGTCCGTCGTGA
- a CDS encoding ABC transporter permease, whose protein sequence is MPAGSQAHPQSRLTVIGAIRSELTKALSLRSTMILMALNALLLPGGAAILAWAYRFMSTVDPRTGKMMAHPEPLPASLMWSAVGGFVSTCMIVVAIFGVMAITTEYVTSSVQSTLVANPRRVLFLNAKTLVTAVLTFLSSLAGLMLSWLAVHLMLADIGVKALAESERVLPWMTLLGGSAVLTLTAVMAVGCGGVCRSTVGGIFSMIGILMIAPSILSLASFGGDRFRWVQSISRCLPDRAVTNFLTGGVNAGLEGGNVSMSAGGSAVSGASAASAASAASDGVFDPTWWQSGLILLAWVVVIYAIGTLVVKRSDIK, encoded by the coding sequence ATGCCGGCCGGATCGCAGGCGCATCCGCAGAGCCGGCTGACCGTGATCGGCGCGATTCGCAGCGAGCTGACGAAGGCGCTGAGTCTCAGGTCCACCATGATCCTGATGGCGCTCAATGCGCTGCTGTTGCCGGGCGGCGCCGCGATTTTGGCATGGGCGTATCGGTTCATGTCGACCGTCGACCCGCGGACCGGGAAGATGATGGCGCATCCCGAACCGTTGCCGGCGAGCCTGATGTGGTCGGCGGTCGGCGGTTTCGTGTCGACCTGCATGATCGTGGTCGCCATTTTCGGCGTGATGGCCATCACCACCGAATACGTGACCTCGTCCGTGCAGTCCACGCTGGTCGCCAATCCGCGGCGCGTGCTGTTCCTCAACGCGAAGACGCTGGTGACCGCGGTGCTGACCTTCCTGTCGTCGCTGGCGGGATTGATGCTGTCATGGCTGGCGGTGCACCTGATGCTCGCCGATATCGGCGTCAAGGCGCTCGCGGAGTCCGAGCGCGTGTTGCCGTGGATGACGCTGCTCGGCGGATCGGCCGTGCTGACGCTGACGGCGGTGATGGCCGTGGGATGCGGCGGTGTGTGCCGGTCCACGGTCGGCGGCATCTTCTCGATGATCGGCATACTGATGATCGCGCCGTCGATTCTGTCGCTTGCCTCGTTCGGCGGTGATCGGTTCAGGTGGGTGCAGTCGATCTCCCGCTGCCTGCCGGACCGGGCCGTCACGAACTTCCTGACCGGCGGCGTCAATGCCGGATTGGAGGGCGGAAACGTCTCGATGTCGGCGGGTGGCTCCGCGGTGTCCGGTGCTTCTGCGGCTTCTGCGGCCTCTGCTGCCTCCGATGGGGTCTTCGATCCGACTTGGTGGCAATCCGGCCTGATTCTGCTGGCCTGGGTCGTGGTGATCTACGCCATCGGCACGCTGGTCGTCAAGCGGTCCGACATCAAGTAG
- a CDS encoding ATP-binding cassette domain-containing protein codes for MIEIEGLSKRFGSKAALSGVSFIAEDGKVTGFLGPNGAGKSTTMRAALGLIRPDGGRALIDGARFADLPSPMASVGAVLDAKSAHKGRSAYAHLRALALSNGIPKSRVDEVIDFTGIASVAKRKAGTFSLGMSQRLSIAAALLGDPRNLVLDEPINGLDPEGVKWVRELCRYYAGQGRAVLLSSHLMSEVALTADNLVIIGQGHILETTTVGAFVAEHSTHSIRVVTPQPDRLRAIFANAPSVTVSPAQRDPNDPPEGMPFRIIGADLKLTAEVFARAQLITYQMIEEHASLEEAYMALTHASAEYRSHGFPGQPGPVEAGPMAGANVNDREVAR; via the coding sequence ATGATTGAGATCGAAGGTCTGAGCAAGCGGTTCGGATCCAAGGCCGCGCTATCCGGGGTCAGCTTCATCGCCGAAGACGGCAAGGTCACCGGCTTTCTCGGCCCGAACGGCGCCGGGAAATCCACCACCATGCGCGCCGCGCTCGGGCTGATCCGCCCGGATGGCGGGCGCGCGCTCATCGACGGGGCGCGGTTCGCCGACCTGCCTTCGCCTATGGCGTCGGTCGGCGCCGTGCTCGACGCGAAATCGGCGCACAAGGGCCGTTCCGCCTACGCGCATCTGCGCGCGCTGGCGCTTTCCAACGGCATCCCCAAGAGCCGCGTCGACGAGGTCATCGACTTCACCGGCATCGCGAGCGTCGCCAAGAGAAAGGCCGGCACGTTCTCACTGGGCATGAGCCAGAGGCTGTCCATCGCCGCCGCGCTGCTCGGCGATCCGCGCAATCTCGTGCTCGACGAGCCGATCAACGGCCTTGATCCTGAAGGCGTCAAATGGGTGCGCGAGCTATGCCGGTACTATGCGGGCCAGGGGCGCGCCGTGCTGCTGAGCTCGCACCTGATGAGCGAGGTGGCGCTCACCGCCGACAATCTGGTGATCATCGGGCAGGGCCACATCCTCGAGACCACGACGGTCGGCGCGTTCGTCGCCGAGCATTCCACCCATTCGATCCGCGTGGTCACGCCTCAGCCGGACCGGCTGCGCGCGATTTTCGCGAACGCGCCGAGCGTGACGGTCTCGCCGGCTCAGCGCGATCCCAACGATCCTCCGGAGGGTATGCCGTTCCGCATCATCGGGGCCGATCTGAAACTGACCGCGGAAGTGTTCGCCCGGGCGCAGCTGATCACATACCAGATGATCGAGGAGCACGCGTCGCTGGAGGAGGCGTACATGGCGCTCACCCACGCCAGCGCCGAATACCGATCCCATGGGTTTCCCGGGCAGCCGGGTCCGGTCGAAGCCGGCCCCATGGCAGGCGCCAACGTCAACGACAGGGAGGTGGCCCGATGA
- a CDS encoding orotate phosphoribosyltransferase has product MTEEKAFRKTGTTPASSKAEAPAASAPSAASAAPATPFEMLEPREQLKRLLVETMGDKPFCELAGVTFDHRGASIVGHILLDTLEEQGYSVDDFDAVGALTAAAVPLVSAMIQAAASRGEDLDGFVMDFVYPSIKGPSIKGKRVILLDSWLSEKSYVQTSSLVTLRNGNELSLDFSVVEHEGATVEAVASLIGGVDMTKPTIRVINPVDGAAHELPFVEVYRESELR; this is encoded by the coding sequence ATGACCGAAGAGAAAGCTTTCCGCAAAACCGGCACCACTCCAGCCTCGTCCAAGGCCGAAGCTCCCGCCGCTTCCGCACCTTCCGCCGCCTCCGCCGCGCCGGCGACCCCGTTCGAGATGCTGGAGCCGCGCGAACAGCTCAAGCGCCTGTTGGTCGAGACCATGGGGGACAAGCCGTTCTGCGAACTCGCGGGCGTGACCTTCGACCACCGCGGGGCGTCGATCGTCGGGCATATCCTGCTCGACACCTTGGAGGAACAGGGCTATTCGGTCGATGACTTCGACGCGGTCGGCGCGCTGACCGCCGCGGCCGTGCCGCTGGTGAGCGCCATGATCCAGGCCGCAGCCTCGCGCGGAGAGGACCTTGACGGCTTCGTGATGGACTTCGTGTATCCCTCCATCAAGGGGCCTTCCATCAAGGGCAAGCGTGTGATCCTGCTCGACTCGTGGCTGTCCGAGAAATCCTATGTGCAGACCTCGTCGCTGGTCACGCTGCGCAACGGCAACGAACTGAGCCTGGACTTCAGCGTCGTCGAGCATGAGGGCGCCACCGTGGAGGCCGTCGCATCGTTGATCGGCGGCGTCGACATGACCAAGCCGACCATTCGGGTGATCAACCCGGTCGACGGCGCGGCGCACGAGCTGCCGTTCGTGGAGGTGTACCGAGAGTCCGAGCTGCGGTAG
- a CDS encoding helix-turn-helix domain-containing protein gives MCADRRRRYDDAFRCSVAALFGEGLGYKAAARRVGMPVMTAKKWSLAYRVGGREALMAKRGGNRSYDWDTKVAAARDHVDRGVAKSVVMERYAIACVTTLEAWCRAYRAGGAEALRPGRRGRPRGSGPRPEPDPTPEGALREENEFLRARVAYLEKALALPASRSPTGRKR, from the coding sequence GTGTGTGCAGATCGCAGGCGTCGGTATGATGATGCTTTCAGGTGTTCGGTGGCCGCCCTGTTTGGTGAGGGGTTGGGTTACAAGGCCGCGGCGCGTCGGGTTGGCATGCCGGTGATGACCGCGAAGAAATGGTCGCTGGCGTATCGGGTCGGCGGACGGGAGGCGCTTATGGCGAAACGCGGGGGCAACAGGAGCTATGACTGGGACACGAAGGTCGCGGCCGCGCGCGATCACGTGGACCGGGGAGTGGCGAAGTCCGTGGTGATGGAGCGGTACGCGATCGCGTGCGTCACGACGTTGGAGGCCTGGTGTCGTGCGTACCGGGCCGGCGGGGCCGAGGCGCTCAGACCGGGACGCAGGGGCAGGCCCAGGGGATCGGGGCCGAGGCCGGAGCCGGATCCGACGCCCGAGGGGGCGTTGCGGGAGGAGAACGAGTTCTTGCGGGCGAGGGTCGCATACCTGGAAAAAGCATTGGCCCTGCCGGCCTCGAGATCACCAACCGGGAGAAAACGGTGA
- a CDS encoding transposase has product MVERVFNRMKHYRKAATRYDRLDATFLANLQLALIAIQLKNTSKTN; this is encoded by the coding sequence ATGGTCGAGCGCGTCTTCAACCGCATGAAGCACTACCGCAAGGCCGCCACCCGCTACGACAGGCTCGACGCCACCTTCCTCGCCAACCTCCAACTCGCCCTCATCGCCATCCAACTCAAAAACACCAGCAAAACCAACTAG
- a CDS encoding IS3 family transposase, giving the protein MVSALAGLGHPLPLLLRAAGLARSTYYYHRSHPERVTRPDIEPLVDEVFHRTPNGCGHRQVRMCLVNEFGVTVSSKSVLKVMRRMGLECVIRRPNPHRGYSSYRGEAGAKPPNLLERDFAADAPWVKLGTDVTEFRVAGGKAYLAPVYDMGSKEIVAWDVSRHPDLAQQKRMLAMLETRLPEGVSPILHSDMGWQYQHSWWRARLEELGIRQSMSRKGNCLDNAATEQVFGHLKDEFCIGREFASFEEFRTGLDAYIVHWNTKRRQARLEGRTPEEFRNTFPTA; this is encoded by the coding sequence ATCGTTTCGGCGCTGGCGGGGCTTGGCCATCCGCTTCCGCTCCTGCTGAGGGCCGCGGGACTGGCGAGGAGCACGTACTACTACCACCGGTCCCATCCCGAGCGGGTCACCAGGCCCGACATCGAGCCGTTGGTCGATGAGGTGTTCCACCGCACGCCCAACGGGTGCGGGCACCGGCAGGTGCGCATGTGCCTCGTGAACGAGTTCGGCGTGACGGTGAGCTCCAAGAGCGTGCTCAAGGTCATGCGCCGCATGGGCCTGGAGTGCGTCATACGCCGGCCGAACCCCCACCGCGGGTACAGCTCCTATCGGGGCGAGGCGGGCGCGAAGCCGCCGAACCTGCTGGAACGCGACTTCGCGGCCGACGCCCCGTGGGTGAAGCTGGGCACGGACGTCACCGAGTTCAGGGTCGCCGGCGGCAAGGCGTACCTCGCGCCCGTGTACGACATGGGCTCGAAGGAGATCGTCGCCTGGGACGTGAGCCGTCATCCCGATCTGGCCCAGCAGAAGCGCATGCTGGCCATGCTCGAGACCCGTCTTCCCGAAGGCGTGTCCCCGATCCTGCACTCGGACATGGGCTGGCAGTACCAGCACTCCTGGTGGCGGGCCCGCCTGGAGGAACTGGGCATCCGCCAGTCGATGAGCCGCAAGGGCAACTGCCTGGACAACGCCGCGACCGAGCAGGTGTTCGGCCACCTCAAGGACGAGTTCTGCATCGGGCGCGAGTTCGCCTCCTTCGAGGAATTCAGGACCGGGCTGGACGCGTACATCGTCCACTGGAACACCAAACGACGCCAGGCGAGACTCGAGGGACGCACCCCGGAGGAATTCCGCAACACGTTCCCCACCGCTTGA
- a CDS encoding TrmH family RNA methyltransferase yields MHTPNPVSLAAKMSGEPEFREVGVAPWAETHPGEPRPDDPASPSFDARFDTVLLDEGDRRNVLDRYRYWTVNAIKADLDARGRHMFEVAVENWTHDFNIGSMVRTANAFQARRVHIVGPHKWNRKGALMTELYQHVEHHPSISELVTCWRYRIAGEIAEARSQAGVAALRNDYAAVAAADARARDLESARVIALDIIPGAVPIERYRFPERCLLLFGAEGPGLSRKALDLADDVVYISQFGSVRSINAGAAAAVAMHCWIAQHAVVPMR; encoded by the coding sequence ATGCATACGCCCAACCCTGTTTCCCTGGCCGCGAAGATGTCGGGGGAACCCGAATTCCGTGAAGTCGGCGTGGCCCCGTGGGCCGAAACCCACCCGGGCGAGCCCCGGCCCGACGACCCGGCTTCGCCGTCGTTCGACGCCCGGTTCGATACCGTGTTGCTCGACGAGGGCGACCGGCGCAACGTGCTCGACCGGTACCGGTACTGGACGGTGAACGCCATCAAGGCCGACCTTGACGCCCGGGGCCGCCACATGTTCGAAGTGGCCGTCGAAAATTGGACGCACGATTTCAACATCGGCTCGATGGTTCGGACCGCCAACGCATTCCAGGCCCGTCGCGTGCATATCGTCGGGCCGCACAAGTGGAATCGCAAGGGCGCGCTGATGACCGAGCTGTACCAGCACGTCGAGCATCATCCCTCGATCAGCGAGCTGGTGACCTGCTGGCGGTACCGGATCGCCGGCGAGATCGCGGAGGCCCGCTCGCAGGCCGGCGTCGCCGCGCTGCGCAACGACTATGCCGCGGTCGCCGCCGCGGACGCGCGTGCGCGCGACCTCGAATCGGCGCGCGTGATCGCGCTCGACATCATTCCCGGCGCGGTGCCGATCGAAAGATACCGGTTCCCCGAGCGTTGCCTGCTGCTGTTCGGTGCGGAGGGGCCGGGGCTGTCGCGCAAGGCGCTCGACCTTGCCGATGACGTGGTGTACATCTCGCAGTTCGGTTCGGTGCGGTCGATCAATGCGGGCGCCGCGGCCGCGGTGGCCATGCACTGCTGGATCGCCCAGCATGCCGTCGTCCCCATGCGTTGA